One genomic region from Patescibacteria group bacterium encodes:
- the raiA gene encoding ribosome-associated translation inhibitor RaiA, translating to MHINIKATHITLTPEASEYLDKRLASLEKLVDPNDTSAMADVEVGKTTMHHQSGDVFRAEINIRTAGKQFRAVAEEGTLYSAIDKARDEILREMRRNKQKRLHLLKRSGAKVKEFTRDLQARGVHIKKFLRRKK from the coding sequence ATGCACATAAATATTAAAGCGACTCACATCACATTAACTCCCGAGGCGTCTGAATATTTAGACAAGCGACTGGCCTCACTTGAAAAGTTGGTTGATCCTAATGATACGAGTGCCATGGCTGATGTTGAAGTAGGAAAAACGACCATGCATCACCAATCCGGTGATGTGTTTCGGGCTGAAATCAACATACGAACAGCAGGGAAGCAGTTTCGAGCGGTAGCAGAAGAAGGGACTCTCTATAGCGCGATAGACAAGGCACGAGATGAGATACTGAGAGAAATGAGAAGAAATAAGCAAAAAAGACTCCATTTACTCAAACGAAGTGGTGCCAAAGTAAAAGAGTTCACTCGCGATCTTCAGGCAAGGGGAGTGCACATTAAAAAATTTCTGCGGCGTAAAAAATAA